Proteins co-encoded in one Malus domestica chromosome 09, GDT2T_hap1 genomic window:
- the LOC103442174 gene encoding uncharacterized protein isoform X2, with translation MSISCHSTKILAGTSFFKTINKELGDPPEVHCSRERSKAAWKIIQEYLMPFVEKERYQISRTCKLHPDNDLYRDQEEHKIQVDLNEWQCGYCKKRFYDDKFLDKHFDNRHYNLLNVSHTRCLADVCGALHCDLEMDSVPPKKTKCNPAAAARNRHLCEGLADSCFPVKQGPAASRLHEFFLRQFCDSHTCTGRQKPFSRGRRKKRASISYLVISILTLALLFLFYSYIYMYSRGVKRGTQELKRVTPIGRKKKPS, from the exons ATGTCGATTTCGTGTCATTCAACTAAAATCCTTGCTGGAACAAGTTTTTTCAA AACTATAAACAAGGAGCTGGGAGATCCACCGGAGGTACATTGTTCGAGAGAAAGGAGTAAGGCGGCATGGAAAATAATTCAGGAG TACTTGATGCCCTTTGTAGAGAAAGAGCGGTATCAGATTTCAAGAACATGTAAGCTGCACCCTGACAATGATCTGTACAGAGATCAGGAAGAGCACAAAATCCAAGTAGATTTAAACGAATGGCAATGTGGATATTGTAAAAAGAGATTTTATGACGATAAATTTCTCGATAAGCATTTTGACAACAGGCATTACAATTTGCTGAATGTG AGTCATACCAGGTGCTTGGCAGATGTTTGTGGTGCGTTGCATTGTGATCTCGAGATGGATTCTGTACCACCCAAGAAAACTAAGTGCAATCCTGCTGCTGCTGCACGGAATCGACATCTGTGTGAG GGTCTAGCTGATAGTTGTTTTCCAGTCAAACAGGGTCCAGCAGCAAGCCGTCTTCATG AGTTCTTCTTGCGCCAATTCTGTGATTCCCACACTTGTACTGGACGTCAAAAGCCCTTCTCTCGAGGCCGCAGGAAG AAGAGGGCGAGTATATCCTACCTTGTTATTTCCATTCTGACTCTGGCGTTGCTCTTCCTTTTCTACTCTTACATTTACATGTACAGCAG ggGAGTGAAAAGAGGAACTCAAGAACTGAAGCGTGTCACGCCAATCGGAAGGAAGAAAAAACCCTCCTAG
- the LOC108171802 gene encoding myb-related protein 315-like, translating into MGRLPCCDKVGLKRGPWTIEEDHKLMNFILNNGIHCWRMVPKLAGLLRCGKSCRLRWINYLRPDLKRGGFTEAEENQMIQLHSCLGNRWSKIASHFPGRTDNEIKNHWNTRIKKRLKHLGVDPLTHKPIEEKEHIEENKDTITQHSNITSSSSEEGLEESRGTGLEAKLLEDSNGNKGFPESDEKSQNEVQLTTLDDANDISENYEVFCGSLDLGTLMLNQGFPNTSSMSNSYSTSFSVEDSNNASISIGETMQENCLQQWVDSVDSMLSWDGFNIFGQDLFFF; encoded by the exons ATGGGAAGACTACCTTGTTGTGACAAGGTCGGATTGAAACGAGGACCGTGGACGATCGAGGAAGATCACAAGCTCATGAATTTTATTCTCAACAATGGTATCCATTGCTGGAGAATGGTACCTAAACTTGCAG GGTTGCTGAGATGTGGGAAAAGCTGTAGATTAAGATGGATCAATTATCTAAGGCCGGACCTTAAGCGAGGTGGTTTTACTGAAGCTGAAGAGAATCAAATGATTCAACTCCATTCATGTCTTGGTAACAG GTGGTCTAAGATTGCTTCACATTTTCCTGGCCGGACCGATAACGAAATAAAAAACCACTGGAATACCAGAATCAAGAAGAGGCTAAAGCACCTTGGCGTAGACCCTTTGACCCAC aaaccCATTGAGGAAAAAGAACacattgaagaaaataaagacaCAATTACTCAACACTCAAACATTACTTCTTCATCATCAGAAGAAGGACTAGAAGAGTCACGAGGCACTGGCTTGGAGGCTAAGCTACTGGAAGATAGTAATGGAAACAAAGGGTTTCCAGAATCCGATGAGAAATCGCAAAATGAGGTTCAGTTAACCACGTTGGATGACGCGAATGATATCTCGGAAAACTATGAAGTTTTTTGTGGAAGCTTGGATTTGGGAACATTGATGTTGAACCAAGGATTTCCCAACACCAGCAGCATGTCTAATTCGTATAGTACCTCGTTTTCAGTGGAAGATTCTAACAACGCTTCTATTTCGATAGGGGAAACCATGCAGGAAAATTGTCTTCAACAGTGGGTTGATAGTGTGGATTCCATGCTCTCATGGGATGGCTTCAATATTTTCGGACAagaccttttctttttttga
- the LOC103442175 gene encoding uncharacterized protein, giving the protein MSAIQTAIRRFHATANAPRLTRFSLHAPKCVGVEFGNGNVFNLSAEFLRIHSPAVDAKIRSIAGEKVISGRRHVGIMSAEPVGNYGVRIVFDDLHNTGIYSWDYLYHLGSNKFSLMRNYIKTLNKYGLKRDPPRRK; this is encoded by the exons atgTCAGCGATTCAAACAGCGATTCGGAGGTTCCACGCCACCGCAAATGCTCCGAGGCTCACCAGATTCTCCCTCCACGCGCCCAAATGT gTAGGGGTGGAGTTTGGAAATGGAAATGTTTTCAATTTGTCAGCTGAGTTTCTGAGAATCCACAGCCCAGCTGTTGATGCCAAGATTAGGTCAATTGCTGGTGAAAAG GTGATATCTGGGCGGCGTCACGTCGGAATCATGTCTGCGGAACCTGTAGGAAACTATGGGGTAAG GATTGTTTTCGATGACTTACACAACACCGGAATCTATTCGTGGGATTACTTGTATCACTTGGGAAGCAACAAATTCAGCCTCATGAGAAATTATATCAAAACGCTCAACAAGTACGGGCTCAAGCGCGATCCACCTAGAAGAAAATGA
- the LOC103421595 gene encoding glycosyltransferase family 92 protein RCOM_0530710, translating to MKGPKGFGRKKRPPRDVVSWNTLFWCTLFVVINCALFSGFTFSTFRFLFGKTFQPVLLLTWPAPPNKTVSVREVVMFPDQALVFLNYPPAAGLFTKDDLHCVYFSANESSSSSSSQPRFTQPPVDIDGDDRHNQVVRCPLQPRGLTVSVALRPDDEVPAVPSYSWDWLAYDALVDRDDTTIVFVKGLNLRRERVSNATKFECVYGWDFRTTRYLLRADVVSIAQEIVRCRTPISVLNFPRGVNNSVKVSVRVKGGGGILPSIARPGLRPVLANPPRRKLHEMCLCSMVRNQGRFLKEWVMYHARMGVQRWFLYDNNSDDDSDIVIEWLRQANYNVTRHVWPWIKTQEAGFAHCALRAREACQWVGFIDVDEFFHMPSGLLIHDVLRNQSNYGYIGEIRASCYSFGPSGLKQLPTQGVTVGYTCRMGGPERHKSIVRPEALNSTMINVVHHFHLRDGFEAVNVDMGVMVINHYKYQVWEVFKEKFYRRVATYVADWQEEQNVGSKDRAPGLGTRAVEPPDWSHRFCEVKDTGLRDRVLQDFVDPRTRLLPWQEEDDEVQVEPKQSPINPKNQQRKSGPVEVETNGTSGNAIIFSPRFKSVAAMAGWDEESLLIASMVVDDTPERDFKHKKRSVLGSHTPTTNSSRRKRRAQRRSPISIPVAVLDLDDAEETAKDESGKEKKVEVKVVANKEKETGEHKMAESSGGSCPPSSELPCSDKLREELSCAICLEICFEPSTTPCGHSFCKKCLRSAADKCGKRCPKCRQLISNSRSCTVNTVLWNTIQLLFPQEVEARKAVGASNGRETARQSPGKAVYNTRNVQSRRASGVSSISSSREMTMRRRRVILTQDEEDEAEHRNPEQGADRSMRFIRASSREMNARSSSRRIPSQDEDAALSLRLQREEFMDAFRGTPDEYSSSWISSARANMRAMASRATNHRFTRHM from the exons ATGAAGGGACCCAAGGGTTTTGGCCGTAAGAAGAGACCCCCGCGCGACGTCGTTTCCTGGAACACCTTGTTCTGGTGCACCCTCTTTGTCGTCATCAACTGCGCCCTCTTCTCCGGCTTCACCTTCTCCACTTTCCGCTTCCTCTTCGGCA AAACGTTTCAACCAGTACTGCTGCTAACATGGCCAGCTCCACCGAACAAAACCGTTTCCGTTCGAGAAGTCGTTATGTTTCCCGATCAGGCACTCGTTTTCCTAAACTACCCTCCCGCCGCCGGCTTATTTACCAAAGACGACCTCCACTGCGTCTACTTCTCAGCCAACGAGTCCTCCTCGTCGTCCTCCTCCCAGCCCCGGTTCACTCAGCCCCCGGTTGACATCGACGGCGACGATCGCCACAATCAGGTCGTGCGGTGCCCGCTCCAGCCACGTGGTTTAACAGTTTCTGTTGCGTTGAGACCAGACGACGAGGTCCCGGCGGTTCCCTCGTACAGCTGGGACTGGCTCGCCTACGACGCCCTCGTCGACCGCGACGACACCACGATCGTGTTCGTGAAGGGCCTCAATCTACGGCGGGAAAGAGTTTCCAACGCCACCAAATTCGAGTGCGTCTACGGCTGGGATTTCAGAACCACCAGATATTTACTGAGAGCCGACGTCGTTTCGATCGCTCAGGAGATCGTGCGGTGCAGAACCCCCATAAGCGTGTTGAATTTTCCACGTGGCGTCAATAATTCAGTCAAGGTCTCCGTTCGAGTGAAAGGTGGTGGAGGAATACTACCCTCCATTGCCCGCCCCGGACTCCGACCCGTACTTGCCAACCCGCCCCGGCGGAAGCTGCACGAGATGTGTTTGTGCTCCATGGTTCGAAATCAGGGTCGGTTTTTGAAGGAATGGGTCATGTACCACGCCCGAATGGGGGTTCAACGGTGGTTTTTGTACGACAACAACAGCGACGACGACTCTGATATCGTAATTGAGTGGCTACGACAAGCAAATTACAATGTCACGAGACACGTATGGCCTTGGATCAAGACCCAGGAAGCCGGGTTCGCCCATTGCGCCCTACGGGCACGAGAGGCATGCCAATGGGTCGGATTCATAGACGTGGACGAGTTCTTCCACATGCCTTCGGGGCTCTTGATCCACGACGTGCTTCGCAATCAGTCCAATTACGGTTACATTGGAGAGATCCGAGCTTCGTGCTACAGTTTTGGGCCTTCCGGCCTCAAACAACTCCCGACACAAGGTGTAACGGTGGGTTACACATGTCGGATGGGCGGCCCTGAGAGGCACAAGAGTATAGTGAGGCCGGAGGCCCTAAACTCGACGATGATTAACGTGGTGCATCATTTTCATCTTAGAGACGGGTTTGAGGCCGTGAATGTTGATATGGGGGTGATGGTTATCAATCACTACAAGTACCAAGTGTGGGAAGTGTTCAAGGAGAAGTTTTATAGGAGGGTGGCGACTTACGTGGCTGATTGGCAGGAGGAACAGAATGTGGGGTCCAAGGACCGGGCCCCGGGATTGGGGACGAGAGCCGTGGAGCCACCGGATTGGTCACATAGATTCTGCGAGGTTAAGGACACAGGGCTTAGAGATCGAGTGCTGCAGGATTTTGTCGATCCGCGCACCCGTCTTTTGCCGTGGCaagaggaggatgatgaagttCAAGTGGAG CCAAAACAGAGTCCGATAAACCCGAAAAACCAGCAAAGAAAATCAGGCCCGGTTGAAGTCGAAACCAATGGCACCAGCGGCAATGCTATTATATTCAGCCCCAGATTCAAGTCCGTGGCCGCCATGGCCGGTTGGGACGAAGAGAGCCTTCTAATTGCAAGCATGGTGGTCGATGATACGCCGGAGAGAGATTTTAAACACAAGAAACGCTCCGTCTTGGGCTCCCACACCCCAACCACCAATTCATCAAGAAG AAAGCGCAGAGCTCAGAGAAGGAGCCCGATTTCAATCCCTGTAGCTGTTCTTGATCTTGATGATGCAGAAGAAACTGCGAAAGATG AGAGTGGGAAAGAGAAGAAGGTGGAAGTGAAAGTTGTTGCGAATAAAGAGAAGGAAACGGGAGAACATAAAATGGCTGAGAGCTCTGGTGGTTCTTGCCCGCCAAGTTCGGAACTTCCTTGCTCGGATAAGCTCAGGGAAGAACTTTCTTGCGCT ATCTGCTTGGAGATTTGCTTTGAACCAAGTACTACTCCTTGTGGCCACAG TTTCTGTAAGAAATGCTTGCGGTCCGCCGCTGATAAATGTGGGAAGAGGTGCCCCAAGTGCAGGCAGCTAATCAG CAATAGTAGATCCTGCACCGTCAACACGGTTCTTTGGAACACGATACAGCTTCTGTTTCCACAAGAAGTTGAAGCAAGGAAAGCTGTTGGAGCCTCAAATGGTAGAGAAACTGCTCGTCAAAGCCCCGGAAAGGCTGTGTACAACACAAGGAATGTTCAAAGTAGAAGGGCATCGGGGGTATCAAGCATCAGCAGCAGCAGAGAAATGACCATGAGGAGAAGACGGGTAATATTAACCCAAGATGAAGAGGACGAAGCTGAGCATCGGAACCCAGAACAAGGCGCTGATAGAAGTATGCGGTTTATAAGGGCATCAAGCAGAGAGATGAATGCGAGGAGTAGTAGTAGAAGGATCCCAAGCCAAGACGAGGATGCTGCATTGTCTCTAAGATTGCAGAGGGAGGAATTTATGGACGCTTTTAGGGGAACCCCTGATGAATATAGTAGTTCTTGGATTTCTTCGGCGAGAGCAAACATGAGAGCCATGGCATCCAGAGCTACTAACCATCGTTTTACCCGACATATGTAG
- the LOC103442174 gene encoding uncharacterized protein isoform X1 — protein MNWLGLLYLFLSVSLQFGGVSTKNQGHEDSAATRTINKELGDPPEVHCSRERSKAAWKIIQEYLMPFVEKERYQISRTCKLHPDNDLYRDQEEHKIQVDLNEWQCGYCKKRFYDDKFLDKHFDNRHYNLLNVSHTRCLADVCGALHCDLEMDSVPPKKTKCNPAAAARNRHLCEGLADSCFPVKQGPAASRLHEFFLRQFCDSHTCTGRQKPFSRGRRKKRASISYLVISILTLALLFLFYSYIYMYSRGVKRGTQELKRVTPIGRKKKPS, from the exons ATGAATTGGCTTGGTCTTCTGTACCTGTTCTTATCGGTTTCTCTGCAATTCGGTGGTGTTTCTACAAAAAATCAG GGTCATGAGGATTCTGCAGCCACAAG AACTATAAACAAGGAGCTGGGAGATCCACCGGAGGTACATTGTTCGAGAGAAAGGAGTAAGGCGGCATGGAAAATAATTCAGGAG TACTTGATGCCCTTTGTAGAGAAAGAGCGGTATCAGATTTCAAGAACATGTAAGCTGCACCCTGACAATGATCTGTACAGAGATCAGGAAGAGCACAAAATCCAAGTAGATTTAAACGAATGGCAATGTGGATATTGTAAAAAGAGATTTTATGACGATAAATTTCTCGATAAGCATTTTGACAACAGGCATTACAATTTGCTGAATGTG AGTCATACCAGGTGCTTGGCAGATGTTTGTGGTGCGTTGCATTGTGATCTCGAGATGGATTCTGTACCACCCAAGAAAACTAAGTGCAATCCTGCTGCTGCTGCACGGAATCGACATCTGTGTGAG GGTCTAGCTGATAGTTGTTTTCCAGTCAAACAGGGTCCAGCAGCAAGCCGTCTTCATG AGTTCTTCTTGCGCCAATTCTGTGATTCCCACACTTGTACTGGACGTCAAAAGCCCTTCTCTCGAGGCCGCAGGAAG AAGAGGGCGAGTATATCCTACCTTGTTATTTCCATTCTGACTCTGGCGTTGCTCTTCCTTTTCTACTCTTACATTTACATGTACAGCAG ggGAGTGAAAAGAGGAACTCAAGAACTGAAGCGTGTCACGCCAATCGGAAGGAAGAAAAAACCCTCCTAG
- the LOC103442174 gene encoding uncharacterized protein LOC103442174 precursor, with the protein MNWLGLLYLFLSVSLQFGGVSTKNQGHEDSAATSFFKTINKELGDPPEVHCSRERSKAAWKIIQEYLMPFVEKERYQISRTCKLHPDNDLYRDQEEHKIQVDLNEWQCGYCKKRFYDDKFLDKHFDNRHYNLLNVSHTRCLADVCGALHCDLEMDSVPPKKTKCNPAAAARNRHLCEGLADSCFPVKQGPAASRLHEFFLRQFCDSHTCTGRQKPFSRGRRKKRASISYLVISILTLALLFLFYSYIYMYSRGVKRGTQELKRVTPIGRKKKPS; encoded by the exons ATGAATTGGCTTGGTCTTCTGTACCTGTTCTTATCGGTTTCTCTGCAATTCGGTGGTGTTTCTACAAAAAATCAG GGTCATGAGGATTCTGCAGCCACAAG TTTTTTCAA AACTATAAACAAGGAGCTGGGAGATCCACCGGAGGTACATTGTTCGAGAGAAAGGAGTAAGGCGGCATGGAAAATAATTCAGGAG TACTTGATGCCCTTTGTAGAGAAAGAGCGGTATCAGATTTCAAGAACATGTAAGCTGCACCCTGACAATGATCTGTACAGAGATCAGGAAGAGCACAAAATCCAAGTAGATTTAAACGAATGGCAATGTGGATATTGTAAAAAGAGATTTTATGACGATAAATTTCTCGATAAGCATTTTGACAACAGGCATTACAATTTGCTGAATGTG AGTCATACCAGGTGCTTGGCAGATGTTTGTGGTGCGTTGCATTGTGATCTCGAGATGGATTCTGTACCACCCAAGAAAACTAAGTGCAATCCTGCTGCTGCTGCACGGAATCGACATCTGTGTGAG GGTCTAGCTGATAGTTGTTTTCCAGTCAAACAGGGTCCAGCAGCAAGCCGTCTTCATG AGTTCTTCTTGCGCCAATTCTGTGATTCCCACACTTGTACTGGACGTCAAAAGCCCTTCTCTCGAGGCCGCAGGAAG AAGAGGGCGAGTATATCCTACCTTGTTATTTCCATTCTGACTCTGGCGTTGCTCTTCCTTTTCTACTCTTACATTTACATGTACAGCAG ggGAGTGAAAAGAGGAACTCAAGAACTGAAGCGTGTCACGCCAATCGGAAGGAAGAAAAAACCCTCCTAG